One window of Medicago truncatula cultivar Jemalong A17 chromosome 2, MtrunA17r5.0-ANR, whole genome shotgun sequence genomic DNA carries:
- the LOC11441280 gene encoding WUSCHEL-related homeobox 9 isoform X2 encodes MASSNRHWPSMFKSKPCNTHHQWQHDINSSLISSACHRTPYSSGCEERSPEPKPRWNPKPEQIRILEAIFNSGMVNPPREEIRKIRAQLQEYGQVGDANVFYWFQNRKSRSKHKLRHLQNQNKNQNQNQNQNQDQPPQQNPNSLSQISATVPSSSSSSSEKSPPKELIPAKVFSLGFPNINDVVPNSPTASVNQNQTYFQTQNVTTLLPPPQVTAPTTETFFFPVQHHGQGIVLPNNVTSQGFCFSELSNMVPAQSHGQQHHNTGNCTTSFLLSEIMNNHGVNSSKKDQEQDKSVKIMHQIPPHLNICLPPATTTTTVLHPTTSSTITVPSPIISQVQGVAAKSVVFINDVAFEVASGPFNVRAAFGDDAVLVHQTGQPVLTNQYGVTLHSLQHGALYYLM; translated from the exons atggcTTCATCAAATAGACACTGGCCAAGCATGTTTAAGTCTAAGCCCTGCAACACTCATCACCAATGGCAGCATGACATCaactcttctctcatctcttctGCTTGCCACAGAACCCCTTACTCCTCAG GTTGTGAAGAGAGAAGTCCTGAGCCAAAGCCAAGGTGGAATCCAAAACCAGAACAAATCCGCATACTTGAAGCTATCTTCAATTCTGGAATGGTGAATCCACCAAGAGAAGAAATAAGGAAGATTAGGGCACAGTTGCAAGAGTATGGTCAAGTTGGTGATGCTAATGTTTTCTATTGGTTCCAAAACCGCAAATCAAGAAGCAAGCATAAGCTTCGCCATCTCCAAAACCAGAACAAGAATCAGAACCAGAACCAGAATCAGAATCAAGATCAACCACCACAACAAAACCCTAATTCACTTTCTCAAATTTCTGCTACTGTAccctcatcttcttcatcttcctctgAGAAATCTCCACCAAAAGAATTAATACCTGCCAAAGTATTTTCCCTTGGTTTCCCTAACATCAATGATGTTGTGCCTAATTCTCCAACTGCTTCTGTGaatcaaaaccaaacatattttcagACTCAAAATGTTACTACCCTTCTTCCACCACCACAAGTAACTGCACCAACTACTGAGACTTTCTTCTTCCCGGTGCAACATCATGGACAAGGAATAGTGCTTCCTAATAATGTTACATCACAAGGGTTTTGCTTCTCTGAACTTTCCAACATGGTTCCTGCTCAATCACATGGTCAGCAACACCATAACACTGGTAATTGCACTACCAGTTTCCTGCTTAGTGAGATCATGAACAACCATGGTGTTAATTCCTCAAAGAAAGATCAAGAACAGGATAAGTCTGTGAAAATAATGCACCAAATCCCCCCACATCTGAACATCTGTTTGCCACCCGCCACAACTACTACTACTGTTTTACATCCTACTACTTCCTCCACCATCACTGTTCCATCCCCTATCATTTCTCAAGTGCAag GTGTTGCTGCAAAATCAGTGGTGTTTATCAATGATGTGGCCTTTGAGGTTGCATCTGGACCTTTTAATGTTCGTGCGGCATTTGGTGATGATGCTGTTCTTGTACATCAAACTGGTCAGCCTGTGTTAACAAACCAGTATGGTGTCACTCTTCATTCACTCCAGCATGGTGCATTATATTATTTG atgtAG
- the LOC11441280 gene encoding WUSCHEL-related homeobox 9 isoform X1, which yields MASSNRHWPSMFKSKPCNTHHQWQHDINSSLISSACHRTPYSSGCEERSPEPKPRWNPKPEQIRILEAIFNSGMVNPPREEIRKIRAQLQEYGQVGDANVFYWFQNRKSRSKHKLRHLQNQNKNQNQNQNQNQDQPPQQNPNSLSQISATVPSSSSSSSEKSPPKELIPAKVFSLGFPNINDVVPNSPTASVNQNQTYFQTQNVTTLLPPPQVTAPTTETFFFPVQHHGQGIVLPNNVTSQGFCFSELSNMVPAQSHGQQHHNTGNCTTSFLLSEIMNNHGVNSSKKDQEQDKSVKIMHQIPPHLNICLPPATTTTTVLHPTTSSTITVPSPIISQVQGIGEPGVAAKSVVFINDVAFEVASGPFNVRAAFGDDAVLVHQTGQPVLTNQYGVTLHSLQHGALYYLM from the exons atggcTTCATCAAATAGACACTGGCCAAGCATGTTTAAGTCTAAGCCCTGCAACACTCATCACCAATGGCAGCATGACATCaactcttctctcatctcttctGCTTGCCACAGAACCCCTTACTCCTCAG GTTGTGAAGAGAGAAGTCCTGAGCCAAAGCCAAGGTGGAATCCAAAACCAGAACAAATCCGCATACTTGAAGCTATCTTCAATTCTGGAATGGTGAATCCACCAAGAGAAGAAATAAGGAAGATTAGGGCACAGTTGCAAGAGTATGGTCAAGTTGGTGATGCTAATGTTTTCTATTGGTTCCAAAACCGCAAATCAAGAAGCAAGCATAAGCTTCGCCATCTCCAAAACCAGAACAAGAATCAGAACCAGAACCAGAATCAGAATCAAGATCAACCACCACAACAAAACCCTAATTCACTTTCTCAAATTTCTGCTACTGTAccctcatcttcttcatcttcctctgAGAAATCTCCACCAAAAGAATTAATACCTGCCAAAGTATTTTCCCTTGGTTTCCCTAACATCAATGATGTTGTGCCTAATTCTCCAACTGCTTCTGTGaatcaaaaccaaacatattttcagACTCAAAATGTTACTACCCTTCTTCCACCACCACAAGTAACTGCACCAACTACTGAGACTTTCTTCTTCCCGGTGCAACATCATGGACAAGGAATAGTGCTTCCTAATAATGTTACATCACAAGGGTTTTGCTTCTCTGAACTTTCCAACATGGTTCCTGCTCAATCACATGGTCAGCAACACCATAACACTGGTAATTGCACTACCAGTTTCCTGCTTAGTGAGATCATGAACAACCATGGTGTTAATTCCTCAAAGAAAGATCAAGAACAGGATAAGTCTGTGAAAATAATGCACCAAATCCCCCCACATCTGAACATCTGTTTGCCACCCGCCACAACTACTACTACTGTTTTACATCCTACTACTTCCTCCACCATCACTGTTCCATCCCCTATCATTTCTCAAGTGCAag GCATTGGTGAACCAGGTGTTGCTGCAAAATCAGTGGTGTTTATCAATGATGTGGCCTTTGAGGTTGCATCTGGACCTTTTAATGTTCGTGCGGCATTTGGTGATGATGCTGTTCTTGTACATCAAACTGGTCAGCCTGTGTTAACAAACCAGTATGGTGTCACTCTTCATTCACTCCAGCATGGTGCATTATATTATTTG atgtAG